The region CTTCTACATCTCAGGGTTTATTGAAACTTGGTATTCGCTATTAATCCATATTAGGCAAAAAAAGtaatcatactttatttttaatagtttaggactccaggggcgcctgcgtgcctcagttggttaagtgcctgacccttggttttggctcaggtcatgatctcagggtcctgagatggagcacGGGGGCCAGCTGTGCCCTCAGTGGGAGTCGGCTTGAgtattctcttcctctgcccctcccccctcaaaataaataaatttattttattttttaagattttatttaacagagagcacaagcaggtggagcagcagttagagggagagggagaagcaggctccccgcagagcaagaaGCCGAATGctgactctgggatcaggaccccaGCCGCGTTAAGACTccccagtaaataaatcttttttaaaaattctgtttgtaAATCAAACAAGTGATACCGGACTTTGGACGTCCAGTTAGTCTCAACCTAGGGTGCTGTCTGATGTGAGCAGGCGTATGAGATGCCTTGGCTGTTTAGCCCCCATCTATTAAAGGTATTAAGGGTTTTCAAGTCCATCCCAAAGCGTTACacaattttgttttcagttaACATAGGAATTCCGTTACCTTAGGGACATCACAgcattttatattgaaaaattcACTGGGGACGCATCAAAACCCTGACTGGAAATAAATTTACTAGCAGCGTAGAACTTGCACCTGCAGATTTTAAGGGCTGCCCGGGACCCATGGACCCGGTTTGCCGACCTCCagcggggggatggggtggcaAGGGCGGGGCTCCCGGTGTCAAAGGTCACCCGTGAAACCCGAGCTCCCTGGGCCTCCCACGCGGTGACGTCACTGTGGAGTGTCTTTGTTCTTAAACAAAGAGCACAGGTCCACGGTGACCTCGACCCCAGACCTTCCCGGCCAAGTCGGCTCCTGTCCCGGCTCCAACAAGGGGCGCTCCGCGGGGGCACTGAGTCAGACTTCCCGGCCCAGCAGAAGAACGCAGGCGGAACGCCGAGCGGCCGGGCAGCCGCCAGAGCCGCCGCCGCGCCGGGAGGAGGTTCCGCTCGGCGCGCGCGTCCGGAGCGGACGGGTCAGCCACGTGTGTCCGGACGGCCTGTCACTCAGGTGCAGAGGCGTGGCCATGGAGAACCGTCCAATCGGAACGACAGGGGCGATTCTCGGAGAACAatcagggactcctgggtggggCCCGGAGAGCTAGCCAATCAAGGAGGTGGGTCCCGAGCCCTGCCCAGTCAGGGGCACCAGAGGTGGGTCTCGGAAAAGTATCCAATCGGAGGCCCTGGGAGAGGGAGGTCCCCGAGCGCCGTCCAATCAGGCGCGGGGGCGGGCGCGCTCGCGGCCGCGTGGACGTGGCTCTGGGCCGGCCCGGGCGCTCCAGCACACCTCCCCCGCGCGGCCCCAGGTGTGCGGTGCGCGCTGCTCTCACCTGCCCGGCCCCCGGGCCCGCGGGGAGGACGCCCGGAAGCTCGGAGCCGGGCCGCGAGATGGTGAGTGCGCGCGGCCCGGGTCGAGACCGGGAGGCGCTGGTTCCAACCGGCCGGAACCGGCTTCCTGCGGCCgcgggcccgggggggggggtccccgccCCCGGGGGTCCCGACCCGAGTCTCCGCCCTCGGCCGAGGGCTCCGGGACTCTCAGTCCTGGGTCGGCTCCTCCCCGAGGACAGCCTCGGGGTGGATTGGGGTGGGCGGCGGGCGAGGAGTGTGGGGAGACCTGCAGGGGTCCTGGGCTCGGGGGACCCCCTGGCAGGCCCTCGGCCCCAGGCCACCCCGACTCCGGTTATCAGTCCCGGAACCAGGGTCCGGCTGGACGCTGGTGTTGCGGGAGAGGAGAAGCGGTTCCTGCCGCTAGGCTCTCCACCCAGGGGGCTGGTGTTGTCTCCTGCACGCACCGCGCGGGGGCCCCGGGGCCGGCGCCCTTTGTTCGGGGGACACTTCGGGggcgctgggggcggggggcccgCGCTGTCTGCCGACCGCTCGAGACCCTGGAGACACACGCCCGAGGGCGTCCCCTTGAAACGCTGTATTCACTTAGCGGAGCCTCAGTGTTGGAGCAAATGTCCAATCCATTTAATTGATGGGGCGTGAAGGCGAAGAACTATTTTCAACGGAGTGAATTtcggaaaaataaggaaatgtctTGCGTTCCGTGTGTAAATCCCTCCCAGCGTGGAGTAAGTTTCTCAGGTCAGTTCCTTTGAGTGGGGACAAACGGAATCCCAGGGCCTACCCGTGAAAGCCCTTCTGGGGAAAAGCATGTCCCCGAAATAGAGAAAAAGTCCCTTCCGATGCGGCTTCGGAGAAACGAATCCCTTTCCCCAAAGTGTGGGAGGTCAGCTGGGAATTACAGAGATTCCTCAGTCTGTTCTTTTCCTTGGCAGCGTGGAGAATTTGTGACGCTGGGCAGTACTGTTTCCTATTATCTGTAATGCACTTTGTTTTAAGCTACAGTACATTGGCTAAAGTTCACTTATAAGTAAGCACCTTTCTCATTTAGAAATCAGATTGTCACTGTCGCGCCCTTCGGGGGCTGTGCGCTGTGATTCAAGTCTCCCCATAGACTTGGACCCATCCATTTCGGCGGTGCCTCTGTGAATCTCACCAGGGCAGGAGTGTCTTTGCTTTCAAATCCTTGCTGTGTGTGGGCAGCCTCCGCCTTGTTCTTTAGAACATTGTGCCTGGTTTTGGACATTCATTCTTCCTATTAGGTTTGCAAAATTGGTATTTGTCtggacccccctcccccgccccccaaaccaCACTTGGTTTATGGATTTAATGGAATTTTTTGAAGATGCTAGGTCTGTCTTGGGGGGGTGGATATCTTAGTAACagtgagccccccccccccccaagaatgTGTGccttctttccatttgtttcgtTTTGGGTATTACccttaatgttttcaaatttttccttttgggTTCTTTCATAgccttcattttacttatttaatactAATGAAATTTGATCTTTACCATAGTAtgcattacctttttaaaaatatattttccaacttGCTGTTGGTATTAATTAGGTaatgaaagggcgcctgggtggctcagtcggttaagcgtttgccttccgctcaggtcatgatccccggctcctgggatcgagtcctgcattgggctccttgctcaacggggggttcgcttctccctctccctctgccgctccccctgcttgtgctctgtcaaataaataaataaataaataatctttttaaaaaattaggtaatGAAGTTGGGTTTATACTGAAGTTTTATCCTGGATTCTTATTAAAAATCTTACTCTGTGACTGTCATTTCTGTTCCATAGGTGTCCTGTATATATAGTTTTTAGATTTAGACACAAAGGCAAGTGTTTCTTTTCTAGTATTCTACCTTTGTTTATGTCCTGGTGGTACTGATGGGATCTCCAGTATAATGTTGCCTAACAGTGAGGTGCTGGGCGTACCTGATTTCTACCTAATTGTTTTGGAGAAAACAGTGAGCTTCATACCATGTATATATTCCTTGTTctgatttgaacattttttattggtTTTCCCTTATCAGGTTAAGCATGTTAGTTACCATCATTTCCCGATGGTAAGATTTTTTTATGTATGGCTGTTGAATATTATAAAACGGTTTTTGGCAACTCTTAGGATGATTACAGGTAAATCATATGAATAGATTTCAGAGTTTTCTATTGTGTAATATAGCATCAgctcaggaaaatgcaaatgaccGAGGTACAGGTGACagataccttaaaaaataatcctCTGTGAAATGAAATTCAACCCTAAATGTAGAACTTTCACACCGGACAGCCCACTTGGAGTGATCCCCAGGGTCAGGTCCCCTCACTCTCAAGACGTAACTAGTATGTGGAAGTATATAGAgacttatatgtatatttatggtTCTGCATATTGTTATATGTGTGtacttatatgtatttttgagCAATTAGGTATCCATTTGCAGTACAATCTCAAATGGTTACTTTTCTGCTCTCCTTTACTCTGCCCTACAACCAGTCATTCCCACGTGTCAATGTCAATAACAACTCCGATATAGATAAAtgtacatacaaacacacacataaatatacacatatcgCTCCTCATCCCCTTGCTGTGGCACATTTTCCGTAGTACTTATATttggtttgcttatttattattttcctccaagAGAATTTAAATCCACAAggttcagaatttttcttttgttcagtgCCGGTACAAGGACCTGTGTAACTGCAACCTGAATGCATTTTACTCCACAGAAGAGCTAGAAGTCGGACCCTCAAACAGAGCAGTCCTGCATGAGACACAGGGCTTTGCTGGGAGCAGGAGCACAAGGGTGTAAGAGTGGAGTGAGCTTCTCCACAGTGCCCTGCAGGCATCGGTGTATCTCCTTACCACCTCGGGAGACACCAGTCACAATAGTGGAACCACTGTGAGCTGTGTGTGCGGGTGTTCGAGGAGTCTGTTCTGACTTCCCTCTGCTCTGAACCAGTGTGCCTGTCTGCTTTGCAGAGTTCCTAGGAACACATGAGCTAATGTGCACAAAGCTTTTTGCAAAGTCTTTTGCATATTTTGGGTTCTCAATGCACATTttttatacagattttatttatttatttatttatttgacagagagcacaagcagggggagtggcaggtagaggggcagagggagaagcagactccctgctgagcagggagcctgacatggggctggatcccaggaccctgggatcatgacctgagctgaaggcagatggttaaccgactgagccacccaggcgccccctcagtgcacatttaaaaaattaatgttgtgTTACAGCATTTGGTGGTTTCCAGCTGTGGGTGTGTTGGGAGTCCCTATCTCCCTAGCTCTTGGGGCAGCTATAACAAAAACGCCATAGACTGGGTGCTTATAAACAATACACGTTGgtctctctcagttctggagactgTGAAGTCAAAAGTCAAGGccctggcagatttggtgtctggtgaggccCTTCTTCCTGGCTCATGGACAGTGGTCTCCTCACTGTGTCCTCCTGTGGAGGATGGGGCCAGGGCGCTCTCTGGCATCTCTCATAAGAGCACTCGTCCCATTCACGAGGGCTGCACCCTCATGACCTGATCCCCTCCCAGAGCCCCCACCTCCCAGTACCATCACACTGAAGTTAGGgtttaacatgaattttgggggcacaCAAAAACTTTCAGTCTATAGTGGTCCTCAAGACTACCATTCAGTTCAGAGGTTCATAAGGAGGACTCCCAGGACCCAGCATGTAGTTGTGTTCACAGCTCTGATTTATTATAGCGCAAGAATACAGAGCACAGTCGGCAGAGGGGAAATGTCCTGAGGAGACCAGGTGCAGAGTTCCAAGGGTCCCCTCCACTGACATCACACAGGCTATGCTGAGTTCCCCCGGCAGCCGGGCATGACGGCACATGTGGAATGTTCTACCAGGGAAGCTAATGAGAGACTCAGTTAGCAGGTTTTTTAATGGGGGCTGGTCATGGAGACACCATTTGCCTAGCATGGACCAggattccagactcccagaaggaaagctggTCTTCAGCACAAGACATGGTTGGCAGAAAAAGACAAGGAGCCTCTCCTAGCGGTGTGGTGGGAAGCCTCCCCAAATCCACATTCCTATGAACCAGCCAAGGGCCAACCTTGGAAGCAGGACTTTCTAAGGATAAGGACGCTGAGGCCTGTTCAGTTGTCATTTCTCAACAGCACATTCCTTTGGCCCTTGGACAAGACCTCCTTAGAGCAACATTATCATCAGTAGTTCCAGCTGGGTGAGACAGGTCTGTAGTATGCCCTGTAGGGGGTCCTGGATTTGCCCAGTTCAAGTAAATCCCATTAACCAGAAAGGTAAAGGTCTTAGAATGTTAGGGGGCTTCATCGTCAAAATTTccgtattttttttctgtattcttttccaCCTGGCCTCAGGTGTCCGTTCCTGTAGGTTGCAGCTGACCTGAGTGTCTCCCGGGGATAAGATGGTGTCCTGATGGGACGTGCATGAGGCAGCCCGGTCAGCAGGCCCCCAGCAGGCTGATTTTAAGTAATTCGGTCTGGTCCTTGTTCGGAGGGACTGCCTGCCCACATCACTAGCTTGTCCACCTCGCCAGTGTGGATGGTGTCTGGGGGTGATCTGCGTGGAAAGAAACAGACGTGAAGGGCTTGATTTCAGATGGTCTTATCGGAGAACGAGGCCTTCCTCACTGGCAACTGTAAGTGACCCAGACGGACCACCCCAAGGTTTTCATAGCTTAGGACCTTGGGGAAGTGTCCTAAATCTTCAGTATTCCCAGAGTCAGAGCTTTGTGGAGCTGATACCAGCTTCTGGATCAGTATGGTGTGCGCTAAGGCTGAAGCCTCCCGTTGTGGACACAGTGGAATGTGAGCTTGTGGTCAAGTTCAGGCAGTTCAGAATTCAGCATTCCCCAAATCACTAGGGGCCTTTCTTAGCAGCAGCAAAGCCGAGACACTGCAGGGTCAGAAAGTTGTGTTCCAAGGTGCAGGGATGACCTTCCCCAGCCCCCGCTGTCTCGCGTCTGAATCCACAAGAGCCACTGCTGGGCAGTCGTCAGTCTGACGGTCATCAGAAATAGGGTTTCGTAAGAGCCCTCCGACGAGCTGACGACTTGCACTTAAAATTCCCAAAGTGTATCTCCGGGTAGAGATTGCCTGTCTCTTCACTGTTCCCCTCTTGTTTTGAACCTCCAGTAGGTAAAAACTCAGTAAAAAAATCATGTGTTACAGTCGTTTCTAGGACTTAGAGTGTAACTTCCACTCCCTGCACCGGTGGCAACAAACAAGGGGGTCATGTCCTCTCAGCACTTTATTCTCTGCACTGATGGGGACGGTCCCTCTGGTGTTGAATGAGATTACGCGCGCATCCGCCTGCGTCAGCTTTTATCTTAGGTGCAGGTGCAGTAACGAAGCAGAACCATTTTAAGTAAAAGATCGCCTTCCCCTTTTTTCCTCATCacaatttttaagaagatttcatttgtttatttaagagagagtgagacagcacaagcaggggggaggggcagagggagagggagagggagaagcaggctccccgctgagcagggagcctgactcggggctcgatcccaggaccctggatcatgacctgagccaagggcagatgtctaaccaactgagccacccaggcgcccctcatcacaAATTCATTCAAAGCCTGTGTTACTTTTGTAGGGTTCCCATAACAAATTGCCATAAGCTGGGCAGCTTAAAAACGTATTCTGTTAGCGTTCAGGAGGCGAGAAGTCCAGAAGCAAGGTGGCGGGAGGATTGTGCGTCTGCGCCTTGTGTCTCGCAGCTTCTGGTGGCCCCCGGCGTTCTGCTTATGATGGTGGAAATCCATCTCTGCATCCCGTCTTTATGTGGCCACCTTCCCCACGTGTCTCCGGCTTCACGTGGCATTTTCCTCTAAGAAGGCCACCAGTCGGCTTGGATTGGGGCCTTTCCTAAAAGCCTCGTCTTAACTTGGTTACACTTGCAAAGATCctgtttccaagtaaggtcacattcgtAGGTCTGGAGGGTTAGGATTTCCACATACCTTTTTGGGAGACACAGTTTGAGCCACAGGGAGCCCTAGTAGTAAATCAGCGTTTACAGGGGTAACATTACAGCTGCCAGGGAAGGTGCTGGCTCGAAGGTGCGTGTGGGTCAGGAGGCTGTGGCAGCCCAGTAGCAACGAGGTAAGAAGAAaggatagaggggcgcctgggtggctcagttggttaagtgactgccttcggctcaggtcatgatcctggagtcccgggatcgagtcccgcatcgggctccctgctcggcagggagcctgcttctccctctgaccctcttccctctcgtgctctctatctctcattctctctcccttaaataaataaatcttaaaaaaaaaaaaaaaaaagggtagaggATCCCTGCCCACTAGGCCCTTGGTTTTTTGAAAGTTTTGCTCCAGCTCTAGACGCtgatttaactatttttttctcccagtgcAATGCaaacttttcaaatttttcttgcCCATCCATAGTTTACCTTGGTAACTTGGGGGCCCTTTCTCCTCGTGCCTGGAGGAGTGAACAAAAATCAAAGACCTCACCAAAgctgtgctttgtttttcttttctccctcagaGAGCGTGGCCAGAAGCAGCCAGTCTTATCTGGCACACCAGGCCTCCTGGAGCTGGACCCGccatttttacctctttttttaagatttttttttatttattcttttgagacacagagggagggggagaagcaggccccccgcggagcagggagtccaatgcggggcttgatcccaggaccccgggatcatgacctgagccgaaggtagatgcttaaccatctgagccacccaggtgccccccgccccccattttCACCTCTTGTCAGCTCTTGCTTCACAGCTCAGCTGCTCGTACACATCACAGACAGACGACTGAGCCCCCTGGGCTCCAAAGCTTTGCTGTCCCCCCggtccccctcctcttcccaaaCAGTGCTTTTGCTATATTTCAGTGAGTCAGGGGTGTTCTAGCAGATTCCACCTCTGATGCCAACTGTGACTGGTGTCTCCAAGACCACCCTTGTGTCCTGCTAGTCAGACCCCCACAACTTAGCTTATAGTTTTACTCATGACTGTGATCTGTCACAACAAAAGGACACCTAGCAAAATTAGCAGAGGGAACAGGCATATGGGGAGAAGTCTGAGGGAAACCAAGTATAggtttttaagagttctttcctGGCAGAGCCACCCAGCGTGCATCCAGCAACAAGTCATGGCAACACATGGAATATTGTCTACCAGGGAGACTCAGCAGAGACTCAGTGCCTGGGGTTTCTGCTCCAGACTCCCAGAAAGAAGGCGGGTTCACTATTAACAATGTCATGGGCACAGTGGTTTAGCCACAGTGGGTAATATCAGTCAGGGTGGTGGGAAGCCTGAAACCCAGTCTCCCAGACACCAGCCTTGTTGGGAGGTGTGTCTAAGGATAAGGCTGAAAGTGACGCTTTCTGCACACTAGGTGTGGGGGTTCACTGGAAGAAGCACTACAGATAACGAAGAACACTTCAGCTGACTTGGGAACCTCCCGTTGGTCCCCATTCCAGTAATAGGGGTTTTCCTGTTACTCTGCTACCCTGTTGAATAGGTAAATTCTGGCATCAGAATCGTTGAATGAGTATTTTCTCATGCTCATGGATGTCTGTGGGTtgaggaactttttaaaaaatccaggtTTAAGGGAAGCATGCAGCTCAGTGGTTCCTgtgctctgggggaggggggctgacaTGCTCATGTGCCCAACAGGGACACGTAGGGACatggaaagagaaattgagagtACGACCTGAAGGATGATGTTGGGGAACCGCTTCTACCTGGAACTTGATATGCGGGAGGGTTTCCTTTGTAGGAGGGCACTGCCTAatcctttatgtattttataatcttGGGCAAACTCACTGTCAGATATTTTTGACTTCAGTTAACTCCTTTGTAGGGTGGGACTTTTAACCTTATCCTCAAGGTCAGCAAGAATACTCTACCGTGTTTCTGGTGGAAAGAGCTGTTTTGTCGTCATATTACATTtgccccgtgtgtgtgtgtgtatgggtttGTGTAGGGCAGGTGCACTGAGACTCAGGAGTGCAGGGAACGCACCGAGTTCTCACGTCGGTGTCCTCTTTCCTGAGCTCTGACTTCTCGATAACTTTCTATCACATTCCTGTATTACACAAATATATTAACAAGACTTCTCCAAAGGAATTTTATCATTTAGCCAGCAGAAACAGTCTACTTATGGCCTGGAGTTCTTTAAGATGATATGGTTAGCTGGCCCCTGCTGCAGGTGGATTCCAGTAAGCCTCTTGGGTTTGGtgagggaatggaaggaaaagttcccaGTCCTTCAGTATGTGCTTATTTCATAAAACCTCACCCAGGTTTGACCTGATTCTTGATGTGGTGTTTAGTGATGTGGCACATAATAGGGAAGGAGCCAAAGTAGTTTGTGTCACAAGGGATCGGTGGgtcttaaaatgcaaatatttgtttcatttgtagAGCATTTCTGTGAATTCTCCAATGCGGTCTGAACCCTTTGGTAAAAGAAGAATGAGACTTGATTTGGTTGCAGTAAAAGTGTAAAGATAGGTTCAGTGTGTGGTGGAGCTATTAAATTTGTGAGGATGTAAGTGTGGACAGAGTAAGAGTCATAGAGTAGAGGTTAGGTGACCACAGAGTCTTGTCTGAATTTCCTATGAATCGAATCCAGTTACTCAGTGAGTCTCAACTTTCCTTCTGCACATCTGTTGGGTGTTGTAGGACTCAGTGGTCTTTGAGGATGTGGCCGTGGACTTCACCTTGGAGGAGTGGGCTTTGCTGGATTCTGCTCAGAGGGAACTATACAGAGAAGTGATGCTGGAAAACTTGAAAAACCTGGCCTCAGTGGGTAAGAATGACCTCATTCCTTCACTTAGTCTTAGAGAACAAGCATTTCTTGCACATCAAGACTCTTTCCAGATTTGGATTGTGGAAAGGGAATACATTATTAGTAAGACCGACAGGGTCACAACCACCATAGAGCTAGAATCGAATAGTTTCTGCATGAGAAGGAGAATCTCTGCATTAAacttattattacttttttaatctCTACTGCTCCCTGTGTGTCATCAGTGAATATAGATTTCATGGGTCATTAAGGAGCCCAGTGACGTTTATGTAATCTTGTGAGAATTCTGTGTTTACTAAATTGCTTACCACCTTGACCCCTTGTACTTGTTATTGGTGAAGTCTTGTCCCAGCTAAACTCCTCAGTGTCATTTTGACCAACACGtaccttctttctttaaaacttgttCCCTTTTTGCTTTCAGATGATGAGACTCAATTTAAAGCCAGTGGGTCAATTTCTCAGCAGGATGTTTATGGGAATAAAATATCCAAGGAACATAAAATAGCAAAGTTCACCAGAAATGATTCCTGGGCCTCTGTTTTAGGGGAAATTTGGGAAGAATTTAGCACTGAAGATCAGCACACAAAGCAGGGGAGACATCTGAGGTGAGTTGTACTCACAAGAAAAAGCAGTGTTCCAGGGGAGAATCTTAGTATGTCATgaaattgaaaaagcaaagcaaagcaaacaccCATAGGAGCCTAGATCACTTTTGTTTATTCCCTGAGAATTTTTACAGAAAGATTTCCTTAAATATGTTGAGTGTTAAAAACATAATTCAGTTGAAAACAATTAGGAGGAAAAGCCACATTTAAGAAACACCATTTTCATAATTCCTATGGTTGAATTCCCTTCCATGATACTCAGTTTATTCTGCTTTGTCAGATAGAGTAGAAAGCCTACACAGTCACTGAAATTGACGAAAATGTAATCCTAATACTTATTAGTAAAATAGTGAGAAATCATTAATCAAACCATTGATGATAACATGCTTCTCATTCTTCACAGAAATCATGTGGTGGAGAAACTCTCTGAAAGTAATGATCAGTGTGGGGAAGGCTCCAGTCAGATTTCAAATCGTAATCTGTACCAGAAAACTCATACTGGAGTAAAAGAGTATGGATGTAGTGCACATGGAAAAGTCTTTGTGCCTCATTCGTCCCTCAAGAGTCACCTCGCCGCACACACTGGATACAAACCGTATCAGTGTCAGGAGTGTGGGCGGGCCTATAGTTGTCGATCACAACTACGAATGCATGTGAGGACCCACAACGGAGAGAGAACCTATGCGTGTAAATTATGTGGGAAAACCTTTCCTCGTACTTCATCCCTCAACCGGCATATAAGGATCCATACTGCCGAGAAGACTTACGAATGTCagcagtgtgggaaagccttcattGATTTTTCAAGTCTTACTAGTCATGTGagaactcacactggagagaagccctataaatgtaaagaatgtgggaaagccttcagttaTTCCTCAACTTTTCGAAGACACATGATAAcacacactggagagaagccctataAGTGTCAGGAATGTGGGGAAGCCTTCAGCTATTCCTCAACGTTTCGAAGACACATGATCTCACACACTGGGGAGACACCAcataaatgtaaggaatgtggagAAGCCTTTAGTTATTCCTCAGCTTTTCGAAGGCACATGATAAcacacactggagagaagccctatgaatgtaaaCAGTGTGGGAAAACCTTCATTTACTTGCAGTCCTTCCGGAGACATGAAAGgattcacactggagagaaaccctatgaatgcaAACAATGTGGGAAAACCTTCATTTACCCCCAGTCCTTCCGAAGACATGAGAGGACTCATGGTGGAGAGAAACCCTACGAGTGTAGCCAGTGTGGGAAAACATTCAGCCATCCCTCATCCTTTCGAGGACACATGAGAGtgcacactggagagaaaccttacgaATGCGATCAGTGTGGAAAAACTTTCAACTGGCCCATATCCTTGAGAAGACATATGAGGACACACATGAGAGAGAAACCATATGAATGCAAacagtgtgggaaagccttcaatTTGTCTGCTTGCTTTCGGGAACACGTGAGAATGCATCCTGGAGAGAAATCGTATCAATGCAAGCTATGTGGGAAAGCGTTCTATTGCCACATATCCTTACAAAAACATATGAGAAGGCACACCGCAGAGAAACTCTACGAATGCAAGCAATGCGGCAAGGCTTTCAGTTGGCCTGAACTTTTACAACAGCATGTGAGGACACACACTGCAGAGAAACCCTATGagtgtaaggaatgtgggaaagtcTTCAAGTGGCCATCGTCTTTGCCGATACATATGCGAGtgcacactggagagaaaccttatgacTGTAAGGAGTGTGGGAGGGCCTTCAGTTGTTCCTCGTCCTTAAGAAGACATGTACGAATACACACCACAGACAGACACTGCCCAGGGGATGCGGGAAATTCTCCTGCAAAGGAATTCATGCCTCATGTGTCAGGAAATCCACACGAGGAGAGAAATCTTATCAAAGCTGTAAATATGGTACTGCCTTTGTGAGTACCTCATCAA is a window of Zalophus californianus isolate mZalCal1 chromosome 1, mZalCal1.pri.v2, whole genome shotgun sequence DNA encoding:
- the ZNF555 gene encoding zinc finger protein 555 isoform X1 — its product is MDSVVFEDVAVDFTLEEWALLDSAQRELYREVMLENLKNLASVDDETQFKASGSISQQDVYGNKISKEHKIAKFTRNDSWASVLGEIWEEFSTEDQHTKQGRHLRNHVVEKLSESNDQCGEGSSQISNRNLYQKTHTGVKEYGCSAHGKVFVPHSSLKSHLAAHTGYKPYQCQECGRAYSCRSQLRMHVRTHNGERTYACKLCGKTFPRTSSLNRHIRIHTAEKTYECQQCGKAFIDFSSLTSHVRTHTGEKPYKCKECGKAFSYSSTFRRHMITHTGEKPYKCQECGEAFSYSSTFRRHMISHTGETPHKCKECGEAFSYSSAFRRHMITHTGEKPYECKQCGKTFIYLQSFRRHERIHTGEKPYECKQCGKTFIYPQSFRRHERTHGGEKPYECSQCGKTFSHPSSFRGHMRVHTGEKPYECDQCGKTFNWPISLRRHMRTHMREKPYECKQCGKAFNLSACFREHVRMHPGEKSYQCKLCGKAFYCHISLQKHMRRHTAEKLYECKQCGKAFSWPELLQQHVRTHTAEKPYECKECGKVFKWPSSLPIHMRVHTGEKPYDCKECGRAFSCSSSLRRHVRIHTTDRHCPGDAGNSPAKEFMPHVSGNPHEERNLIKAVNMVLPL
- the ZNF555 gene encoding zinc finger protein 555 isoform X2; the encoded protein is MLENLKNLASVDDETQFKASGSISQQDVYGNKISKEHKIAKFTRNDSWASVLGEIWEEFSTEDQHTKQGRHLRNHVVEKLSESNDQCGEGSSQISNRNLYQKTHTGVKEYGCSAHGKVFVPHSSLKSHLAAHTGYKPYQCQECGRAYSCRSQLRMHVRTHNGERTYACKLCGKTFPRTSSLNRHIRIHTAEKTYECQQCGKAFIDFSSLTSHVRTHTGEKPYKCKECGKAFSYSSTFRRHMITHTGEKPYKCQECGEAFSYSSTFRRHMISHTGETPHKCKECGEAFSYSSAFRRHMITHTGEKPYECKQCGKTFIYLQSFRRHERIHTGEKPYECKQCGKTFIYPQSFRRHERTHGGEKPYECSQCGKTFSHPSSFRGHMRVHTGEKPYECDQCGKTFNWPISLRRHMRTHMREKPYECKQCGKAFNLSACFREHVRMHPGEKSYQCKLCGKAFYCHISLQKHMRRHTAEKLYECKQCGKAFSWPELLQQHVRTHTAEKPYECKECGKVFKWPSSLPIHMRVHTGEKPYDCKECGRAFSCSSSLRRHVRIHTTDRHCPGDAGNSPAKEFMPHVSGNPHEERNLIKAVNMVLPL